One Armatimonadota bacterium genomic window carries:
- a CDS encoding TerC family protein, translating into MSSVGTPWLWAGFSLLIAGLLALDLGVFHRRAHEIRPREALAWSVVWIALALLWGAGVWWRFGPERGLEYLTGYLIEKALSVDNIFVFLVIFSYFGVPAEAQHRVLFWGIVGAVAFRMVFILAGAALLAAFHWTIYLFGAVLVITGIRMLRGREPEVHPERHPVIRWLKRRLPLVARYHGGRFAVREAGRLRATPLVLALVTVELSDILFAVDSIPAIFAVTRDPFIVYTSNIFAILGLRALYFLLAGLLARLRYLHVGLGLVLVFVGIKMVLAEVAPIPIGLSLLVVAGLIGTAAAASVVRPEVRAPAGGGASAAPPPDVPHPDAPRS; encoded by the coding sequence ATGTCGTCGGTGGGCACGCCGTGGCTGTGGGCGGGTTTCTCCCTCCTGATCGCGGGGTTGCTGGCGCTGGACCTCGGCGTCTTCCACCGCCGGGCCCATGAGATCCGCCCCCGGGAAGCCCTGGCGTGGAGCGTGGTCTGGATCGCGCTGGCCCTCCTGTGGGGCGCCGGGGTGTGGTGGCGCTTCGGGCCCGAGCGCGGCCTGGAGTACCTCACCGGCTACCTCATCGAAAAAGCCCTCAGCGTCGACAACATCTTCGTGTTCCTGGTCATCTTCAGCTACTTCGGGGTGCCCGCCGAGGCCCAGCACCGGGTCCTGTTCTGGGGCATTGTGGGCGCCGTGGCCTTCCGCATGGTCTTCATCCTGGCGGGGGCGGCGCTGCTGGCGGCGTTTCACTGGACCATCTACCTGTTCGGAGCCGTCCTGGTGATCACCGGGATCCGCATGCTGCGCGGGCGGGAGCCCGAGGTGCATCCCGAACGCCATCCGGTGATCCGCTGGCTGAAGCGCCGCCTGCCGCTGGTGGCCCGCTACCACGGGGGGCGATTCGCGGTGCGCGAGGCGGGCAGACTCCGGGCGACCCCGCTGGTGCTGGCCCTGGTGACGGTGGAGCTCTCCGACATCCTGTTCGCGGTGGACTCGATCCCGGCCATCTTCGCCGTGACCCGGGACCCGTTCATCGTCTACACGTCCAACATCTTCGCCATCCTGGGCCTGCGCGCCCTGTACTTCCTGCTGGCCGGACTGCTGGCGCGGCTGCGGTACCTCCACGTGGGACTGGGGCTGGTCCTGGTTTTTGTGGGGATCAAAATGGTCCTGGCCGAGGTCGCCCCCATCCCCATCGGGCTGTCGCTGCTGGTGGTGGCCGGCCTGATCGGTACAGCGGCGGCTGCCTCGGTGGTCCGCCCGGAGGTTCGAGCGCCGGCCGGAGGCGGGGCGTCCGCCGCCCCGCCTCCGGATGTCCCCCACCCGGATGCCCCGCGGTCGTGA
- a CDS encoding universal stress protein — MQPTGPIHVRRILAATDFSPGAERALLWARTLADAFGAELVILHVLDLSLAGAAGLPTELAAMPAVGQLMDRLRSEASSEMTKLAARHPRARTLLREGSPRTTILDVAREVGADLIVVGTHGRTGLAHVFFGSVAEHVVRHSPVPVLTVRQE; from the coding sequence ATGCAGCCAACCGGCCCGATCCACGTCCGGCGCATTCTGGCGGCCACCGACTTCTCCCCCGGAGCCGAACGGGCGCTCCTGTGGGCGCGGACCCTGGCGGACGCGTTTGGCGCCGAGCTGGTCATCCTTCATGTCCTGGACCTCAGCCTGGCCGGGGCGGCGGGGCTGCCCACGGAACTGGCGGCCATGCCGGCGGTGGGACAGCTGATGGACCGCCTGCGCAGCGAGGCCAGCAGCGAGATGACCAAGCTGGCGGCCCGCCACCCCCGGGCCCGGACCCTGCTGCGGGAGGGCAGCCCCCGGACCACCATCCTGGACGTCGCCCGGGAGGTGGGAGCCGACCTGATCGTGGTGGGCACCCACGGCCGCACGGGGCTGGCCCACGTCTTCTTCGGCAGCGTGGCCGAGCACGTGGTCCGCCACAGCCCCGTACCGGTCTTGACGGTCCGCCAGGAGTAA